One Dermochelys coriacea isolate rDerCor1 chromosome 21, rDerCor1.pri.v4, whole genome shotgun sequence genomic window carries:
- the USP49 gene encoding ubiquitin carboxyl-terminal hydrolase 49 isoform X1: MDRCKHVGRLRLAQDHSILNPQKWHCKDCNTTESIWACLKCSHVACGRYIEEHALKHFEETKHPLAMEVNDLYVFCYLCEDYVLNDNPEGDLKLLRSSLSAIRSQKHDPSARSGRTLRSMALGEDVYSHQRTPQGQPQMLTALWHRRQSLLAKALRTWFDKSSRGRLKLEQKKQMEELERKKEAARQRRQEMKRRLLEELANTPPRKSARLLSHVHRENLIPRKFREMAVSSPTSRRVQSSRFRQFYSIRRKPLMTPGVTGLRNLGNTCYMNSILQVLSHLQKFRECFLTLDLCETEELLAKTVNGKSRMSGKLANGSAANESGRNDKMGSYGRQSLPAGLNGGSSISRSLELIQPKEPSSKHISLCHELHTLFRVMWSGKWALVSPFAMLHSVWSLIPAFRGYDQQDAQEFLCELLDKVQQELESEGTKRRILIPFSQRKLTKQVLKVVNTIFHGQLLSQVTCITCNYKSNTIEPFWDLSLEFPERYHSIEKGIVPVNQTECMLTEMLAKFTETEALEGRIYACDQCNSKRRKSSPKPLVLSEAKKQLMIYRLPQVLRLHLKRFRWSGRNHREKIGVHVLFDQVLNMEPYCCRDSLSSLDTETFVYDLSAVVMHHGKGFGSGHYTAYCYNTEGGFWVHCNDSKLNVCSVEEVCKTQAYILFYTQRTVQGKAGISETQLQAQVPSKNSDKDRRLTFP; encoded by the exons ATGGATAGATGCAAACATGTTGGGCGGCTACGACTCGCCCAAGACCATTCTATCCTGAATCCCCAGAAGTGGCACTGCAAGGACTGCAACACGACGGAGTCTATATGGGCTTGTCTGAAATGCTCCCACGTGGCCTGTGGAAGGTACATTGAGGAACATGCACTTAAACACTTTGAAGAGACCAAGCATCCCTTGGCTATGGAAGTTAATGATCTGTATGTGTTTTGTTACCTTTGTGAAGACTATGTCTTGAATGATAATCCTGAGGGTGATTTGAAATTGTTAAGAAGCTCTCTGTCTGCTATTAGAAGTCAGAAGCATGATCCATCAGCAAGAAGTGGGAGGACATTGCGATCAATGGCTTTGGGGGAGGATGTGTATAGCCATCAAAGGACCCCTCAGGGACAGCCTCAGATGCTCACTGCTCTCTGGCACAGGCGCCAATCTTTGCTAGCAAAAGCACTGCGGACCTGGTTTGACAAGAGTTCTAGAGGCCGGCTAAAACtagaacaaaagaaacaaatggaggaactggagagaaagaaggaagcaGCCAGGCAGAGGCGGCAAGAGATGAAACGGCGACTTTTGGAGGAACTGGCAAACACTCCTCCTAGAAAGAGTGCGAGACTTCTGTCTCACGTTCACAGAGAGAATTTGATTCCAAGGAAGTTTAGAGAGATGGCAGTAAGTTCCCCTACCTCAAGGCGAGTGCAGAGCAGCAGATTCAGACAGTTTTATTCCATCCGGCGTAAGCCCCTAATGACTCCTGGTGTGACTGGCTTAAGGAATCTGGGAAACACATGCTACATGAACTCAATCCTTCAAGTTTTAAGTCACCTCCAGAAGTTCAGAGAATGTTTTTTGACACTTGACCTCTGTGAAACTGAAGAACTTTTAGCCAAAACCGTGAATGGAAAGTCTAGAATGTCTGGCAAGTTGGCAAATGGATCTGCTGCTAATGAGTCAGGGAGGAATGATAAAATGGGGTCATACGGCAGGCAAAGCTTGCCAGCTGGCTTAAATGGTGGGTCCTCAATAAGCAGGAGTTTAGAACTAATACAGCCCAAGGAACCGAGTTCAAAGCACATTTCTCTCTGTCATGAACTGCACACCCTCTTCAGAGTCATGTGGTCTGGGAAGTGGGCATTAGTGTCTCCGTTTGCCATGCTGCACTCTGTGTGGAGTTTGATCCCAGCATTTCGAGGTTATGATCAGCAGGATGCTCAGGAATTTCTCTGTGAGCTGTTGGATAAAGTGCAGCAGGAGCTGGAGTCAGAAGGAACGAAGCGCAGGATCCTCATCCCTTTCTCACAGAGGAAGCTCACCAAGCAGGTCCTGAAGGTGGTGAACACCATTTTTCACGGGCAGTTGCTCAGTCAG GTCACCTGCATAACATGCAACTACAAATCCAACACCATTGAGCCCTTCTGGGATCTTTCCCTGGAATTCCCTGAACGCTATCACTCTATTGAGAAAGGGATTGTCCCCGTTAACCAGACAGAGTGCATGCTGACAGAAATGTTGGCCAAGTTCACAGAAACAGAAGCTCTGGAAGGGAGGATATATGCGTGTGACCAATGCAACA GCAAAAGACGGAAGTCTTCTCCTAAACCTCTTGTTCTGAGTGAAGCTAAAAAGCAGTTAATGATCTACAGACTACCTCAGGTCCTCCGGCTGCACCTTAAACGATTCAG GTGGTCTGGACGTAATCACCGTGAGAAGATTGGGGTCCATGTCCTCTTTGACCAGGTATTAAACATGGAACCTTACTGCTGCAGggactctctctcctctcttgaCACAGAGACCTTTGTCTATGACCTCTCCGCTGTGGTGATGCATCATGGTAAAGGGTTTGGCTCAGGACACTACACAGCATATTGCTACAACACAGAGGGAG GTTTTTGGGTCCACTGCAATGATTCCAAACTGAATGTATGTAGCGTGGAGGAGGTGTGCAAAACCCAGGCCTACATTCTTTTTTACACTCAAAGAACAGTGCAGGGCAAAGCAGGAATCTCAGAAACACAACTCCAAGCTCAGGTGCCGTCCAAAAACAGCGATAAGGACAGAAGACTGACATTCCCATGA
- the USP49 gene encoding ubiquitin carboxyl-terminal hydrolase 49 isoform X2 produces the protein MDRCKHVGRLRLAQDHSILNPQKWHCKDCNTTESIWACLKCSHVACGRYIEEHALKHFEETKHPLAMEVNDLYVFCYLCEDYVLNDNPEGDLKLLRSSLSAIRSQKHDPSARSGRTLRSMALGEDVYSHQRTPQGQPQMLTALWHRRQSLLAKALRTWFDKSSRGRLKLEQKKQMEELERKKEAARQRRQEMKRRLLEELANTPPRKSARLLSHVHRENLIPRKFREMAVSSPTSRRVQSSRFRQFYSIRRKPLMTPGVTGLRNLGNTCYMNSILQVLSHLQKFRECFLTLDLCETEELLAKTVNGKSRMSGKLANGSAANESGRNDKMGSYGRQSLPAGLNGGSSISRSLELIQPKEPSSKHISLCHELHTLFRVMWSGKWALVSPFAMLHSVWSLIPAFRGYDQQDAQEFLCELLDKVQQELESEGTKRRILIPFSQRKLTKQVLKVVNTIFHGQLLSQVTCITCNYKSNTIEPFWDLSLEFPERYHSIEKGIVPVNQTECMLTEMLAKFTETEALEGRIYACDQCNSKRRKSSPKPLVLSEAKKQLMIYRLPQVLRLHLKRFRWSGRNHREKIGVHVLFDQVFGSTAMIPN, from the exons ATGGATAGATGCAAACATGTTGGGCGGCTACGACTCGCCCAAGACCATTCTATCCTGAATCCCCAGAAGTGGCACTGCAAGGACTGCAACACGACGGAGTCTATATGGGCTTGTCTGAAATGCTCCCACGTGGCCTGTGGAAGGTACATTGAGGAACATGCACTTAAACACTTTGAAGAGACCAAGCATCCCTTGGCTATGGAAGTTAATGATCTGTATGTGTTTTGTTACCTTTGTGAAGACTATGTCTTGAATGATAATCCTGAGGGTGATTTGAAATTGTTAAGAAGCTCTCTGTCTGCTATTAGAAGTCAGAAGCATGATCCATCAGCAAGAAGTGGGAGGACATTGCGATCAATGGCTTTGGGGGAGGATGTGTATAGCCATCAAAGGACCCCTCAGGGACAGCCTCAGATGCTCACTGCTCTCTGGCACAGGCGCCAATCTTTGCTAGCAAAAGCACTGCGGACCTGGTTTGACAAGAGTTCTAGAGGCCGGCTAAAACtagaacaaaagaaacaaatggaggaactggagagaaagaaggaagcaGCCAGGCAGAGGCGGCAAGAGATGAAACGGCGACTTTTGGAGGAACTGGCAAACACTCCTCCTAGAAAGAGTGCGAGACTTCTGTCTCACGTTCACAGAGAGAATTTGATTCCAAGGAAGTTTAGAGAGATGGCAGTAAGTTCCCCTACCTCAAGGCGAGTGCAGAGCAGCAGATTCAGACAGTTTTATTCCATCCGGCGTAAGCCCCTAATGACTCCTGGTGTGACTGGCTTAAGGAATCTGGGAAACACATGCTACATGAACTCAATCCTTCAAGTTTTAAGTCACCTCCAGAAGTTCAGAGAATGTTTTTTGACACTTGACCTCTGTGAAACTGAAGAACTTTTAGCCAAAACCGTGAATGGAAAGTCTAGAATGTCTGGCAAGTTGGCAAATGGATCTGCTGCTAATGAGTCAGGGAGGAATGATAAAATGGGGTCATACGGCAGGCAAAGCTTGCCAGCTGGCTTAAATGGTGGGTCCTCAATAAGCAGGAGTTTAGAACTAATACAGCCCAAGGAACCGAGTTCAAAGCACATTTCTCTCTGTCATGAACTGCACACCCTCTTCAGAGTCATGTGGTCTGGGAAGTGGGCATTAGTGTCTCCGTTTGCCATGCTGCACTCTGTGTGGAGTTTGATCCCAGCATTTCGAGGTTATGATCAGCAGGATGCTCAGGAATTTCTCTGTGAGCTGTTGGATAAAGTGCAGCAGGAGCTGGAGTCAGAAGGAACGAAGCGCAGGATCCTCATCCCTTTCTCACAGAGGAAGCTCACCAAGCAGGTCCTGAAGGTGGTGAACACCATTTTTCACGGGCAGTTGCTCAGTCAG GTCACCTGCATAACATGCAACTACAAATCCAACACCATTGAGCCCTTCTGGGATCTTTCCCTGGAATTCCCTGAACGCTATCACTCTATTGAGAAAGGGATTGTCCCCGTTAACCAGACAGAGTGCATGCTGACAGAAATGTTGGCCAAGTTCACAGAAACAGAAGCTCTGGAAGGGAGGATATATGCGTGTGACCAATGCAACA GCAAAAGACGGAAGTCTTCTCCTAAACCTCTTGTTCTGAGTGAAGCTAAAAAGCAGTTAATGATCTACAGACTACCTCAGGTCCTCCGGCTGCACCTTAAACGATTCAG GTGGTCTGGACGTAATCACCGTGAGAAGATTGGGGTCCATGTCCTCTTTGACCAG GTTTTTGGGTCCACTGCAATGATTCCAAACTGA